From the genome of Neomonachus schauinslandi chromosome 5, ASM220157v2, whole genome shotgun sequence, one region includes:
- the SPRYD4 gene encoding SPRY domain-containing protein 4: MALPFVRSLCLCRWGAKRLGVAAAEARRAISFKLEEKTAHSSLALFKGDTGVKYGIVGLEPTKLALNVERFREWAVVLADTAVTSGRHYWEVTVKRSHQFRIGVADVDMSRDSCIGVDDRSWVFTYAQRRWHTMLANEKAPIEGIGQPEKVGLLLEYEAQKLSLVDVSRVAVVHTLQTDFRGPVVPAFALWDGELLTHSGLEVPEGL; the protein is encoded by the exons ATGGCGCTGCCTTTTGTACGTTCGCTCTGCCTGTGCCGCTGGGGAGCCAAACGATTGGGGGTTGCCGCAGCCGAAGCCCGCAGAG CCATCAGCttcaaactggaagaaaaaaccGCCCACAGCAGCCTGGCGCTCTTCAAAGGTGACACAGGTGTCAAATATGGCATAGTGGGATTGGAGCCCACCAAGTTGGCCCTGAATGTGGAGCGCTTCCGGGAGTGGGCAGTGGTCCTGGCAGACACGGCTGTCACCAGTGGCAGGCACTACTGGGAGGTGACAGTGAAACGTTCCCACCAGTTCCGGATAGGAGTGGCAGATGTGGACATGTCCCGGGATAGTTGCATCGGTGTGGACGATCGTTCCTGGGTGTTCACCTATGCCCAGCGCAGGTGGCACACCATGTTGGCCAATGAAAAAGCCCCTATTGAGGGCATTGGGCAGCCAGAGAAGGTGGGGCTACTGCTGGAGTATGAGGCCCAGAAGCTGAGCCTGGTGGATGTGAGCAGGGTCGCTGTGGTCCACACACTACAGACAGATTTCCGAGGTCCAGTGGTACCTGCCTTTGCCCTTTGGGATGGAGAGCTGCTGACCCACTCAGGGCTTGAGGTGCCTGAAGGCCTCTAG